The nucleotide window AGAAGGATGCCCAGCAGCGCCAGGGCGGTGTATTCCGGCGGGCCGAAGTCCAGCGCGAAGCCGGCGACGATCGGGGCCAGCAGGGTCAGGCCGAAGATGGCAACGGTACCGCCGATGAACGAGCCGATGGCCGCGATGCCCAGCGCCGTTCCGGCCTTGCCCTGCTTGGCCAGCGCGTAGCCGTCGAACACCGTAACCACGGCGGAGGCTTCACCCGGCAGCCGCAGCAGGACGGACGTGATGGTGCCGCCGTACTGCGCACCGTAGAAGATGCCGGCCAGCATGATGATCGCGGTGACCGGCTCTACGCCGTAGGTCAGCGGCAGCAGGATCGCGATGGTCGCGGCGGGGCCCAGGCCAGGCAGCACACCGATCAGCATGCCGATCATGACGCCGAGCAGGCAGTACAACAGGTTCGTCGGTTCCAGCACCACGCCGAAACCGTTGATCACCGGTTCAAAAAATTCCATGAGTCTTCCCTAGAACAAATGCGGGACGGGCACGCCGAGGGCCACGACGAAGATCAGGTAGAAGGCCGCGACAACGGCGAAGCTGAGCACCGTGGACATCCGCCAGGTTTCCTTGCCCAGGAACCTCAGCCAGACGAACGTCAGCAGCAGGGACGGGATCTCGAAACCGATGGTTCCCACCAGCAGCACGAAGCCGATCAGCGTGCCGACCCCGGCGAGCACGGCCCAGCTCGAGGAGGAGAACTTCTCGGCGTCCAGCATGTTCCGGCCGAAGACCGCCAACGCGGCAGCCAGGACAACCAGCACCACGCTGATGATGAACGGCCACATGCCCGGTTCCGGCGCCTCGGGCGTCCCCAGCCCCATGGTTAGGGACAGGAAGATACCGGCAACGCCAATAACGACGACGACGGCGGCCGCCGCAATGTTGGCCAGCGGGCCTGCTGCGGGGGGCTTGTCCTCGTCCCATTCGGCCGCGAGCTGCTCCGGCGTCAGATCATCGAGTACGGAGCCCGCCTCGGCGGCAGCGCGAACGTCGCTGCCGCCGAGGTTGGAGCCATCACCGTGTGGTGATGTCACTTCTCGCCTCCGAGATCAATGCCGTATTCCTCGGTGAGGGCCTTGTACTTCTCGGCGTAGCCCTTCCAGTCTTCGGCCAGCTGCTCGCCGTCGATCTGGGTCGGAGTGAACAGATTCTGCTCGTTGAACTCCTTGTACTTCTCCGACTCGAACGCGGCGGTGAAGGCTTCCTTCAGCTCCGCGATGACCGGCTCCGGGGTGCCCTTCGGTGCGGCGACCGCACGGTACTGGGACACCGGAACGTCGTAGCCGGCCTCGATGGCTGTGGGTGTGTCGGGCAGGTACTGGTTGCGCTCTTCGGAGAAGGTCACGATCGGGGTCAGCTTGCCGGCCTCGATCTGCGGCATGGCCTCGCCGAGCTGGATGGTCGCCAGATCCACCTGGTTGCCCAGCAGGGCGGTCATGGCCGGGGAACCGCCGTCGAACGGAACGTCGGTTCCCTCAACCTCGGCCTGCTTGAACAGCAGCGCCTGGGCCAGTTGGCTGCCGGTGCCAACGCCGGTGGTGGCGAAGTTGAACTTCTTGTCGGCGCTGGTGATGTCCTCCATGGTCTTCAGGCCGGAATCCGCGTTGGCTACCAGTACGTAGTCGTCCTGGGAGATACCGGTGATGACTTCGACGTCATCCAGCGAGACCGCTTCGTCCTCGCTGACGGCGAGCGGCGTAATGGTGATCAGGGAGGCGTTGAGCAGAATCAGGTTCTGGCCGTCCGGTTCCATGCCGGCAACTTCCTTGGTGGCCAGGGCGCCGTTGGCCCCGGGCTTGTTGACCACGGGAATGGCCACGCCCAGCGGATCCGCGGCGTTCTCTGCCAGGGCACGGCCGATCCGGTCGGTGCTGCCGCCCGGGTCCTGGCCGATGGTCAAGGTCACGGGACCGGACGGAAACTCGCTGCCGTCTGCGGCCGCCCCGGAATCGGAAACGTTCCCGCCGCAGGCGGACAGGCTCAGGGCAAGCGCCAGGCCCGCGCTGGCGGACACGGCCGCGCGGCGGGTGAGCTTGGATGCGAACATTTAGGTCTCCTTTTGGATGGTGCAGGGTGTCGCTGCGGACCCAAGAACGGTTGTGAGGCCCATCACCACTGCAAGGTGCTTCTGGAAGCCTAGGGACAGCTCATGATACTTGTCCAAGCCCAATAAGGCATGAAGTGATACCCTCTGTGCATCATGTACTCACTCGACCAGCTTCGCGGTTTCGTGGCGGTTGCCGAAGAACTCCATTTCGGCCGCGCCGCAGAACGCCTCAATATGACCCAGCCGCCCCTGAGCCGGCAAATCCAAAAGCTTGAGCGGGCCATCCAGGTGCAACTCTTCGAGCGGGACAACCGCCGGGTGACCCTCACCTCGGCCGGCGAAGCCTTCCTCGTCGAAGCACACAAACTGCTCGCCCTGGCAGACAGCGCCCCGGATCTGGCCCGGCGGATCTCGGCCGGCGCGGCGGGCACCATCCGCATCGGCTTCACCGCGGCTTCCACCTACGGCCTGCTGGGCGCCCTGCTGAACGAGATCGGGACGCACCTGCCGGAGATCGACGTCGAGCTCACGGAGATGGTGACGCGCGAACAGATCCCGGCCCTGGTGAAGGGTGAGATCGATATCGGTCTGGCCCGGCCGCCCTTTGATGAGGAACTGTTCGACTCGCGGTTGCTGTACCGGGAACCGATGGTGGCCGCCTTGCCCGCCGGGCACCCGCTGGGGCGGCTGGGGCGCGCGATCACCGGG belongs to Arthrobacter crystallopoietes and includes:
- a CDS encoding tripartite tricarboxylate transporter TctB family protein → MTSPHGDGSNLGGSDVRAAAEAGSVLDDLTPEQLAAEWDEDKPPAAGPLANIAAAAVVVVIGVAGIFLSLTMGLGTPEAPEPGMWPFIISVVLVVLAAALAVFGRNMLDAEKFSSSSWAVLAGVGTLIGFVLLVGTIGFEIPSLLLTFVWLRFLGKETWRMSTVLSFAVVAAFYLIFVVALGVPVPHLF
- a CDS encoding Bug family tripartite tricarboxylate transporter substrate binding protein, with the protein product MFASKLTRRAAVSASAGLALALSLSACGGNVSDSGAAADGSEFPSGPVTLTIGQDPGGSTDRIGRALAENAADPLGVAIPVVNKPGANGALATKEVAGMEPDGQNLILLNASLITITPLAVSEDEAVSLDDVEVITGISQDDYVLVANADSGLKTMEDITSADKKFNFATTGVGTGSQLAQALLFKQAEVEGTDVPFDGGSPAMTALLGNQVDLATIQLGEAMPQIEAGKLTPIVTFSEERNQYLPDTPTAIEAGYDVPVSQYRAVAAPKGTPEPVIAELKEAFTAAFESEKYKEFNEQNLFTPTQIDGEQLAEDWKGYAEKYKALTEEYGIDLGGEK
- a CDS encoding LysR family transcriptional regulator — encoded protein: MYSLDQLRGFVAVAEELHFGRAAERLNMTQPPLSRQIQKLERAIQVQLFERDNRRVTLTSAGEAFLVEAHKLLALADSAPDLARRISAGAAGTIRIGFTAASTYGLLGALLNEIGTHLPEIDVELTEMVTREQIPALVKGEIDIGLARPPFDEELFDSRLLYREPMVAALPAGHPLGRLGRAITGEDLRNENLIMHSPTQARYFYDLVVRTLPVTNTNFVHTVSQILTMVLLVAAGRGIALVPQSASVLGIDGVEYARVEGYGEDPVELYAIWQRDARNPALQRVMDLIEQA